One Prinia subflava isolate CZ2003 ecotype Zambia chromosome 17, Cam_Psub_1.2, whole genome shotgun sequence DNA segment encodes these proteins:
- the CEP20 gene encoding centrosomal protein 20 isoform X6: protein MATVAELKAVLKDTLEKRGALAEIKARIRAEVFNALDDQSEPRPTLSRENLLINELVREYLEYNKYKYTASVLIAESGQPEVPLDRQFLAKELNIVEDASGKSV, encoded by the exons ATGGCTACGGTGGCGGAGCTCAAAGCAG TTTTAAAGGACACCCTGGAAAAAAGAGGAGCTCTTGCCGAAATCAAGGCGAGGATCAGAGCTGAGGTGTTCAACGCCCTGGACGACCAAAGCGAGCCGCGGCCGACGCTGTCCCGGGAGAACCTCCTGATCAATGAGCTCGTTCGGGAGTACCTGGAGTACAACAAATATAAATACACGGCATCTGTTCTGATTGCAG aatcCGGTCAGCCTGAAGTGCCCTTGGATAGACAATTTCTTGCCAAAGAGCTGAATATAGTTGAAGATGCAAGTGGAAAATCAGTGTAA
- the CEP20 gene encoding centrosomal protein 20 isoform X4: MATVAELKAVLKDTLEKRGALAEIKARIRAEVFNALDDQSEPRPTLSRENLLINELVREYLEYNKYKYTASVLIAESGQPEVPLDRQFLAKELNIVEDASGKSVPLLYGILTHFLCAGKEESAQNIPPKVSLLTYPKQNLGKAPAERNQKDRIPEPGRMDGTNIEEPLILQSKKR, from the exons ATGGCTACGGTGGCGGAGCTCAAAGCAG TTTTAAAGGACACCCTGGAAAAAAGAGGAGCTCTTGCCGAAATCAAGGCGAGGATCAGAGCTGAGGTGTTCAACGCCCTGGACGACCAAAGCGAGCCGCGGCCGACGCTGTCCCGGGAGAACCTCCTGATCAATGAGCTCGTTCGGGAGTACCTGGAGTACAACAAATATAAATACACGGCATCTGTTCTGATTGCAG aatcCGGTCAGCCTGAAGTGCCCTTGGATAGACAATTTCTTGCCAAAGAGCTGAATATAGTTGAAGATGCAAGTGGAAAATCAGT ACCTCTCCTGTATGGAATTCTCACTCATTTCTTATGTGCTGGTAAAGAAGAAAGTGCCCAGAATATCCCTCCTAAAGTGTCTTTGCTGACTTATCCAAAGCAGAACCTTGGCAAAGCACCTGCTGAGAGAAATCAAAAAG aCAGAATTCCAGAACCAGGAAGGATGGATGGCACAAACATCGAAGAGCCTCTTATTTTACAAAGTAAAAAGAGATGA
- the CEP20 gene encoding centrosomal protein 20 isoform X1 encodes MPSLGAAPVMYRGLHFVLKDTLEKRGALAEIKARIRAEVFNALDDQSEPRPTLSRENLLINELVREYLEYNKYKYTASVLIAESGQPEVPLDRQFLAKELNIVEDASGKSVRPLLYGILTHFLCAGKEESAQNIPPKVSLLTYPKQNLGKAPAERNQKDRIPEPGRMDGTNIEEPLILQSKKR; translated from the exons ATGCCGTCCCTCGGAGCTGCCCCCGTCATGTACCGTGGGCTGCATTTCG TTTTAAAGGACACCCTGGAAAAAAGAGGAGCTCTTGCCGAAATCAAGGCGAGGATCAGAGCTGAGGTGTTCAACGCCCTGGACGACCAAAGCGAGCCGCGGCCGACGCTGTCCCGGGAGAACCTCCTGATCAATGAGCTCGTTCGGGAGTACCTGGAGTACAACAAATATAAATACACGGCATCTGTTCTGATTGCAG aatcCGGTCAGCCTGAAGTGCCCTTGGATAGACAATTTCTTGCCAAAGAGCTGAATATAGTTGAAGATGCAAGTGGAAAATCAGT CAGACCTCTCCTGTATGGAATTCTCACTCATTTCTTATGTGCTGGTAAAGAAGAAAGTGCCCAGAATATCCCTCCTAAAGTGTCTTTGCTGACTTATCCAAAGCAGAACCTTGGCAAAGCACCTGCTGAGAGAAATCAAAAAG aCAGAATTCCAGAACCAGGAAGGATGGATGGCACAAACATCGAAGAGCCTCTTATTTTACAAAGTAAAAAGAGATGA
- the CEP20 gene encoding centrosomal protein 20 isoform X3, with amino-acid sequence MATVAELKAVLKDTLEKRGALAEIKARIRAEVFNALDDQSEPRPTLSRENLLINELVREYLEYNKYKYTASVLIAESGQPEVPLDRQFLAKELNIVEDASGKSVRPLLYGILTHFLCAGKEESAQNIPPKVSLLTYPKQNLGKAPAERNQKDRIPEPGRMDGTNIEEPLILQSKKR; translated from the exons ATGGCTACGGTGGCGGAGCTCAAAGCAG TTTTAAAGGACACCCTGGAAAAAAGAGGAGCTCTTGCCGAAATCAAGGCGAGGATCAGAGCTGAGGTGTTCAACGCCCTGGACGACCAAAGCGAGCCGCGGCCGACGCTGTCCCGGGAGAACCTCCTGATCAATGAGCTCGTTCGGGAGTACCTGGAGTACAACAAATATAAATACACGGCATCTGTTCTGATTGCAG aatcCGGTCAGCCTGAAGTGCCCTTGGATAGACAATTTCTTGCCAAAGAGCTGAATATAGTTGAAGATGCAAGTGGAAAATCAGT CAGACCTCTCCTGTATGGAATTCTCACTCATTTCTTATGTGCTGGTAAAGAAGAAAGTGCCCAGAATATCCCTCCTAAAGTGTCTTTGCTGACTTATCCAAAGCAGAACCTTGGCAAAGCACCTGCTGAGAGAAATCAAAAAG aCAGAATTCCAGAACCAGGAAGGATGGATGGCACAAACATCGAAGAGCCTCTTATTTTACAAAGTAAAAAGAGATGA
- the CEP20 gene encoding centrosomal protein 20 isoform X2, which produces MPSLGAAPVMYRGLHFVLKDTLEKRGALAEIKARIRAEVFNALDDQSEPRPTLSRENLLINELVREYLEYNKYKYTASVLIAESGQPEVPLDRQFLAKELNIVEDASGKSVPLLYGILTHFLCAGKEESAQNIPPKVSLLTYPKQNLGKAPAERNQKDRIPEPGRMDGTNIEEPLILQSKKR; this is translated from the exons ATGCCGTCCCTCGGAGCTGCCCCCGTCATGTACCGTGGGCTGCATTTCG TTTTAAAGGACACCCTGGAAAAAAGAGGAGCTCTTGCCGAAATCAAGGCGAGGATCAGAGCTGAGGTGTTCAACGCCCTGGACGACCAAAGCGAGCCGCGGCCGACGCTGTCCCGGGAGAACCTCCTGATCAATGAGCTCGTTCGGGAGTACCTGGAGTACAACAAATATAAATACACGGCATCTGTTCTGATTGCAG aatcCGGTCAGCCTGAAGTGCCCTTGGATAGACAATTTCTTGCCAAAGAGCTGAATATAGTTGAAGATGCAAGTGGAAAATCAGT ACCTCTCCTGTATGGAATTCTCACTCATTTCTTATGTGCTGGTAAAGAAGAAAGTGCCCAGAATATCCCTCCTAAAGTGTCTTTGCTGACTTATCCAAAGCAGAACCTTGGCAAAGCACCTGCTGAGAGAAATCAAAAAG aCAGAATTCCAGAACCAGGAAGGATGGATGGCACAAACATCGAAGAGCCTCTTATTTTACAAAGTAAAAAGAGATGA
- the CEP20 gene encoding centrosomal protein 20 isoform X5 — MPSLGAAPVMYRGLHFVLKDTLEKRGALAEIKARIRAEVFNALDDQSEPRPTLSRENLLINELVREYLEYNKYKYTASVLIAESGQPEVPLDRQFLAKELNIVEDASGKSVRPLLYGILTHFLCAGKEESAQNIPPKVSLLTYPKQNLGKAPAERNQKDV; from the exons ATGCCGTCCCTCGGAGCTGCCCCCGTCATGTACCGTGGGCTGCATTTCG TTTTAAAGGACACCCTGGAAAAAAGAGGAGCTCTTGCCGAAATCAAGGCGAGGATCAGAGCTGAGGTGTTCAACGCCCTGGACGACCAAAGCGAGCCGCGGCCGACGCTGTCCCGGGAGAACCTCCTGATCAATGAGCTCGTTCGGGAGTACCTGGAGTACAACAAATATAAATACACGGCATCTGTTCTGATTGCAG aatcCGGTCAGCCTGAAGTGCCCTTGGATAGACAATTTCTTGCCAAAGAGCTGAATATAGTTGAAGATGCAAGTGGAAAATCAGT CAGACCTCTCCTGTATGGAATTCTCACTCATTTCTTATGTGCTGGTAAAGAAGAAAGTGCCCAGAATATCCCTCCTAAAGTGTCTTTGCTGACTTATCCAAAGCAGAACCTTGGCAAAGCACCTGCTGAGAGAAATCAAAAAG ATGTGTGA